CGTCGGTGACATCGAGGCAGATCGCGACGAGACCGGAATCGGCGAGCACCCCCGGGTGGCCAGGCCGCAGCACACAGAACTCATTGCCCTCCGGATCGGCCAGCACGTCCCACGGCACGTCCCCCTGACCGATGTCGACCCGCGACGCCCCCAGAGCCAGCAACCGCTCCACCTCCGCCTTCCAGTCCGGCCCACCCGCCAGGTCGAGGTGGAGCCGGTTCTTGTACGCCCCCGTCGGCTGCCCGGTCGGCACGCACCGCAGCCGCAGACCGTCCGTCCGCCCCTGCGTCGCACCCCGCCAGAAACGCTCCATCCCCACGACATCGACAGCGTCGATCACGATCCCGGTCAGCATCCCGTTCCCCCAGCCCTCGAACCGCTCCCCGTCCCCCCGATCATGACCCCTACCACCCTCCACTGTCGCCAGGTACCTCACATGACATGCTCTGAACTGCAACGATTGAAGACAAGGTACCCGGCCGCTACCCTGAAACCATGCCCGCCTTGAATGTGGAATTCAGCGAAGAAGAGCTCGACGAGCTCCGCGAACTGGCACGCGAACAAGGGGTCACCCTCAAAGCCCTCGTACGCGCCTCCACCGCCGACCAGATCGCCCGACACCGGGCCCTGAAGGAAGGCGCCGAAATCTTCGCCCGCACCTTCCACGACCCGGCCCTCGCCGACGCCATCAAGGCCGCGGGCCTCGACGACGGACCGGCCACCCGCACGACGGGGCGGGCCGCCTGACCCATGCCCCCCGTCCTCCACGTCGACATGCGCTGGCTCCTGCAACAGCAGGAGACCGCCATGCCCGAGCACCCCACCGTCAGTGACTTCTCCGCCCTCATGGCCGCCGTCGCCCGCCACCGCGTCGACCCGCCCCGCGCCGGCACCGACTCCGACGCCTCCTGGCGCGCCGCCGCCCTCCTCCACACCTTCCTGCTCCTCAAGCCGCTGCCCGCGCACAACGTCCGCTTCGCCTGCGCGGTGACGATCGCCTACATGCACGCGAGCGGCGAAGGCATCGACGCCCCCTACGGCGAACTCGTCGACCTCGCCGCCGAGATCCTCACCGGCAGGACCGACGTCTTCACGGCCGCCGACCGCATCCGCACCTGGCGCCTGTAACCGACCCCGTCGGTTCACCCCCCGGCGGGCACGAGCGGCCCGCTCAGTTGATGATCTCCGCGCGGGCGTCCACACGGATGGCCGCCAGCCGGTCCCGCCACATCCGGAGCGCTTCGGGCGTCAGCCGGGTCCAGTCGGTGACCTCGCCGACGATCCGGAGCGGCTCCCGGCTGCGATAGGAACGGGTGGGATTGCCGGGGAACTTCTTGTCGGTGACGTTCGGGTCGTTCTCGAACTCCCCGGTCGGCTCCACGAGATACACACGCGGATCCCCGTCGCCCGCGGCGAGTTCGGCCGCCAGCCCCGCGCCGTCCCGCAGCGCGGTGAAGTAGATGTGATTCATCACGACTTCCGGCCGGTAGTTGGAGCGGAAACCAGCCGTGAGCTGGTCCCCGACCCGCAGATCGGCCTTCGTACCGTGGAAGAACGGCCCCTCGTCCAACACTTCGCTCACCGCCGCAGAGTACCTCTGCCGTACGGCCGAGGTACCCGGGGAGCGGCACCCTCCAGATCCGTGACGGCGGTGTCCGGAGCGTGGCGCATCCACGCCATGGCGCGGGCACGCAACCGTGATCACTCGCGTTCCGGCCCACGTCCGGCGCAGGGTGGGGGACAGGCGGAGCGTTCCTCCGTCTCCTCCGGAGGGCCCGTCCGGGGGAGGCACCCACCGGTTGTCCGCGTAGCAAGGAGTCGTGTCGTGACCGCGGTTGTCACCGCCGCCCCCGTCGTGGGGCCCACCCGCCCCCGCCCCTGCCTCTCCCTCACCCCGACGCCCACGACGTGGGTGGTCGCCGCCGCGGCCGCCGCGGACGGCGAGCTGGACATCGGTGAGCTCGCCGGCCCGTACGTCGCGGCCGACGCGCTGGCCCGGCGGATGCGCGCCGACGGGGAACCCGTGGTGTTCACGTCCGCCATCGACGAGTACCACCCGGGCGTCCTCGCACGGGCCCTGCGCTCCGGCCGCGAACCCGCCGAGGTCGCGGAGTCCTTCGGCGAGACCATCGCCGCCGACTGGGCGCACGCGCAGATCACCCTCGACGGCGTGGTGCGCGTCGGCCACGACGCGGGCCATCGGGCCAGGGTGGCGGCCTGGTTCCGGCGGCTGTACGCGGCCGGACTGCTCACGGCCCGGGAGGGGCGGCATCCGTACTGCGCGTCCTGCGAGCTGTGGGGGGTGGGGCGGCTCGTCGTGGGGGAGTGCCCGGGATGCGGCGCGCCGTGCGGGGGCGGTCCCTGCGCGGCGTGCCTGCGTCCCAACGACCCCGAGGAACTGGCCGATCCGCACTGCGCACGGTGCGGCGGACCCACTCGCCCCCGTGCCCTGCGCCGGCTGTTCTTCCCTCTGGAGCCGCACCACGAGGTGCTGCGGGCGCCCTGGGCCCACGCCCTGCCCGCGACCTCCCCCGCCGGCCGCGGCCCGGCCGTACCCGTGGACGGTTTCGCGGGGCAGCGCGTGGACCCGCAGTTCGCGGCGGCACTCGCCCACCTGGTGGCCGCCGAGACCATCGCCGAGGACGGACCGTACGAGGCCGTCCACTTCCTGCGCCGCCACGACACCGCCGTCCACCTGGCCCTCGTACCCGCGCTCCTGCGCATCGCCGGCCTCCCGCAGCCCGCGCGCTTCCACATCAACGACCCCTACGTCACGGCCGCGCCGCTGTGGGCGCTCGACGCGCTGACGGCGGTCGGCTCGGACGCCCTGCGACGACACGTGCTGCTCCGGCGGCCCGACGGCGCTCCCGTGGAACACCGGCAGCGGGAGCTGGCACAGGGGCGGCGGCACCTCGTCGGGCGGTGGAACGGCTGGCTGGGGAGCGTGTTCGCGGCCGCGCGCAGCGAACACGGCGGACTGGTGCCCGATGCGGCGCCGGGCGGCGTCGGGTGGGAGGCGCTCACCGAGCGGCTGCGGCGGATCGCCCCCGCACTGCGCACGGCCCTGGGCCCGGACCATTTCGCGGCCGCGCAGGCGGTGACCTTGCTCGACGAAGTGGTCGACCAGGCAGTGGAGTTCGGCCGTGCGAACACCTGGGAGGCAGCACCCGTGCTCGCTGCTCACCTCGCGGTGGCCGGCGCGCTGTCGGCGTGGGCGTGGCCGGTGATGCCGCACGGCGCGGCCCGGCTGGCGACCGCGCTCGGGGTGCCGGTGCCGAGGCCGATCGACGCCGCGGCCCTGTGCCCGCCAACCCCGGGCGCCCGCCTGGAACCCCCGACGGGTCCGCTGTTCGGCCTCTGAGCGGCGCTCAGCCGCCGACTGGACCGCTGTTCGGGCTGTGAGCCGCGTTCACCCCGCTGACGGACCCGCCGTCCGGACCCTGAGCCGCGCTCAGCCCCCGGCGGGCCCGATGCCCGGTCTCTGAGCCGTGGCTCAGTCCAGCAGCCCGAGGCGGGCGGCCCGCACGCCCGCCTCGAACCGGCTGGACGCCCCCAGCTGCTGCATCAGCTCCGACAGCAGCCGGCTCACGGTCCGCAGCGACACCCCGAGCGCCCGCGCGATCCGCTCGTCCTTCGCACCACCCGCCAGCATCCGCAGCGCTAGGACCTGCTGCTCGGTGAGGGCGTCCGCCCCGCCCCGATCGGGTTCGGCGGCCGCGCCGGTGTACGGGGTGGCCGTCATCCAGCAGTATTCGAACAGCGCCGCGTACGAGCGGACCAGGGCCGATCCCCGGGCGACGATCAGGCCGTCGCGGGGCCGGTCGAGGTCCAGCGGGAGCAGGGCGAGCCGCGCATCCATGATCATCATGGTGAGCGGGACGGCGGGCGCGGTACGCACCTCGACCCCGATCCTCACCTGGTCGTCGAAGTGCTGCACGAGATAAGGCAGTCCGAGCAGCCGGCGGCTGTAGAGCGTCCGCCGCCGGACTCCTCGGTCCAGCGAGATCCTGTCCCGCTCCAAGGACTCGTCCAGGTGCTTCTGCTGGAACGCCACCGGGTGCATGGACGACTCGTCGTTCTGCCCCGACTCGGCGATCTCCAGCAGAATCTGGTCGATGCCCGGCCGCCCGGTGATCACCTCGATCTCGACCGGCGACCCCGCCCCGCCGGACTCCCCCTCGCGGAGATACCGCTCCGCGAGCTCGCCGAGGGCCGCGTACGCCGACGCCGCCTCCCGCTCCCTCGCCAGCATCGCCTGCCGCTCCCGGGCCAGCAGCCGCCGCAACGCCACCTCCGGCCGCACCGGCACGACAGCGTCTTCGCCCGCGTCGTCGATCAGCCCCAGCCGCACCAGCTCCTCCCGGTGCGCCTTCGCCTCCGGACCCTCCAGCCCGGCCGCCTCGACCGCCTCCCGGAAACCTCCCGCGCCCCGCGCCCGCCCCCGCAGCTCGCGGTAGAGCGCCATGGTCGCCTCGCCGTCGAGCGCGCCGAACTCCGTGGTCACCGTGCCCCCTAGTCCTCAGTGATCGCGAGCACGACCCTACCCAGCGGGGGTATGAGAAGAGGGGACGGGATGATCAAGAGTGCTGAACACCCCCCGCCGGGTATGCGAGTTGAGGGGAACGAGCGAGGGGGCGGCAGGAGTGGCGCAGTCGAGGGTGAAGCGGCGGGCGACGGCATGGGGGCGGCGCCTGGAAAGGATTCTGACCCGGCGAATCTCCTGGACCCCGCCCCGGCCACGCCTCACCGGGGCACTGCTGGCTCTCGCGGGCGGCGTCATGATCACGGCCGCCGGCGTCCTGGCCGCCCTCCTGCACGACGCACCCCAGGTCTCGATGACCGGTTACGCAGCCCTCGTACTGGCATCCCTGGTGCTCCTCCTGATCCTCGGCATGCCGTCGGAGAAGCGCATGGTGGGGCTGGGACTGCTCTGGATCCTGCTGGCCCTCATGGTCCCGAACGGCTTCCGCAGCGCGGTCCTCGACTGGCGAGGGGAACACATACGGGCGACGGTCACCGAGGTGAGACAACAGGACGTACCGCGGACCGGCGGCGTCGACTACGACTGCAAGGCCGAGACGACGCAAGGGCGCGTCCTCTGGCTCCGAGACAGCGACCGGTGCGGCCGCGACACCCGCCCCGGCGACCGCTACGACATCGTGCGCGACCCCGAAAACCTCGTCGGCGCGTCGACATCCGCCCAGCCGATCACCTTCTCCGTACTGGTGCCGGGTGTCAGCGGGGCGCTGCTCCTGATGGGCGTGATCGGGGCGCGGAGCGTGAGCCGGTCGCCGAGCGCCAAGGCGGACAGGGTGCCGGTCGCCGGCAGGTAGCCGCAGCCCTCACCGCGACACGAGTGAAGGGCCCGGCGCCGACGGGGGATGCGGCACCGAGCCCTTCACTTCAAGGTAACGCCTACCGGACCGGCAGGCTCGTCGAGCGGTCGAACCTGCCTGCCCGGCCCTCAGCCGCCGCTCAGGGCCGGGCCTCGTCGAGGTACTGGTCGGCCCAGGCACTGATGATGTGCGCGGCGCGCTGCGCCTGGCCGCGCGCGGTCAGCAGGTGGTCGGCGCCTTCGAGGGAGATGAAGCTGCGCGGGTGCCGGGCCTCCTGGAAGATCTCGGCGGCGTTGTCGATGCCGACGGTGGAGTCGGTGGGGGAGTGCGCGACGAGGAACGGGAGGTTCAGCTCGCCGATCCTGTCGCGCAGGTGGGCCTTGCGGACGTCCTCGACGAAGGCGCGCTTGAGGACGAGGGTCCGCCCGCCGACGAACCATCCGTGCGAGCCGTCGCTGAGCACGCGGTCCAGGACCGAGTCGTACTGCCGCTCGACGTGGCTGGGGTCGACGGGCGCGGCGATCGTGGCCAGCGCGCGCAGCCCGGGCACCTCTCCGGCGGCCGCGATCGCGGCGGCGCCGCCCCACGAGTGCCCGACGAGCAGATCCACGGGCGTCCCGCGCTCGGCCATGAAGGCCGCGGCGCGCACCGTGTCCTGCACCTTGACGGTGAAGGACCCGTCGCCCCAGTCGCCGTCGGAGTCACCGATGCCGAGGTTGTCGAAGCGCAGCATGCCGATGCCCTCGCGGGCCAGCTGCTTGCACACGCGTGAGGCGGCCGGCGAGTCCTTGCCGAGGGTGAACCCGTGCGCGAAGAGCCCCCACCCCCGGACCTTCCCCTCCGGCAGATCGATCACCCCGGCCAGCTCGGGGCCGACGACACTGGGGAATCTCACTTTTTCTCTCATACGTGGTGCTCACCTAGGCAGAAACTGATCGGGGACGGGCCGCGAGCGGACGCCGGACGACGCCGTCGCGAGCCGACGAGCAGCATCCCATGCACCGATGGCCGATTTCGACAGGCCGGAAGCCATCGCCTGCTCACGGAACGCACTGTGACCTGCCCTTTTGTGTCCGAGGCCGACAGGGGCGGCGGGAAGGGCCTCCGTTTGGGCGCATACTGAGCCATGACTAAACCCTCGGTACCCAAGCGTCACCTGCCCACCAGCCCCTTCAAAGCCCCGGTCGCACCGGCTCTCAAGCACTTCGCCGTAGGGGACCAGGTCACCCATGACGTGTACGGGCTCGGCCGGGTGGTGGCCATGGAAGAGGGTGTCGCGGCGCTCGTGGACTTCGGTTCGGAGCAGAGGCGGATCCTGAGCCCGTATTCCAAGATGACAACGCTTTAGGTCCCCTGCGCCTTTTCCCGAGCCTGCGCAGCCTATGACCCGACGGCTTCCGGTGAGCCGACCGCCGGGGCCCGATCATGGGCTGGTTCTGGCGGCGGTTAGAGTCTGGCGTCTGTTCCGAAGGCAGGGACATGTCAGGGGAGGGTCATGCAGGCGCAACTGAGAGAGACCGCCGACGAGTTGGCCGGCGTTCTGTGGAGGGAGCACACCGTCTACCGCGAGCGCGGCGGCGGTGTGGTGATCCGGGGGGAGCATGTGGGGCGCTGGATCAGCATGGCGCCGACCGGCAGGCGGGACCAGGCGCTGATCCGGGCCGGCCGGATCCTCGACGGCGGCACCACCGCCCCGGCCCGCCTGGAGGCGGTGGCCGACCTCACGGCCGGGACGGCGGAGCTGGCCGGCATCTGCCGCCGCCTGCTGGCCGAGACCGCCCTCGACACGGCCCCGGCCCCGGCGCCGCGCGGCCGCGGGAACCAGGCGGGCCGGCAAGGACGCAAGCCCAAGCCCGCCCGCAGGCCGAAGGGGCGGCGCATGTCCTTGGCCTCCTGGGTGGTGCTGCTCAGCGTGGCCGGTCTCGTCGCGCTGTGGGCGTACAGCGTCTTCGCGCGCCCCGTCGGGTTCTAGAGGAGCCCAGGGACGCCGTTCAGCGGCATCAGCGGCCGCCCGGCCGGTGCTGTTCGCGCGGGCGCGGACCATCCGGTCCAGGCGGTCGGCCGGCTCGCCGACCGCCTGGGAGCCGGTGCCGAGGGCGCTGGTCCGTCACCCTCGGGCCCGGTCAGACCGTGACGGTCAGAACCTGCGAACCCGTGAGCTGGTGGCTGGCGTTCTCGGCGTAGACCTTGATGTACCGGGGCGCGCTGCCGGGCGCCATCGTGAACGAGAAGCTGTTGCCCAGGATGATGTCGGGAGCGACGAAGCAGGGGTACTGGGGGGTCGGACCGCAGTTGCCGACACGGTAGTTGCGCGTGACGGTGTCCTCCAGGGCCTTGGCGTCCCAGGTGACCGTCACGGTCTGGCGCGCCGCGTCATAGGTGTACGCGAGCCCTGTAGGCGCCGGCGCCGCCTCGACCAGCGCCTGAACCGCCTGGGCGGACTGCCGAGGGGCAGCCGACGCCGGTGCCGCCACCCCGATCAGCGCCACCGCCACCGCCACAGCCGCCCCCGCAACGGTCACGCCGGTACGTCCCGCCCGCACGCGCACGATGAAACCCATGAACCCTCCCCGGTCGGCCTGCCTCCGGCAGCAAGCAGCCTTGCCGGATCGTCAGGCATCGATTTCCGGCGGAGAGTAACCACCGCACCCCACACGGGCGGGCCCTGCGCATGATCACGTGGTGAACGGTGGCTTGCGCCGGGGACACGCACTCGGTCCGGCGCCGGCGAAGCCGGTACGTTCGACCTGCCCCGCCCTGCCCTGTACCGCCCTGCACAGGGCTGGATCCGGTACGAGCGCCCCCGTACGACTAGGAGTCCTGGTGAACCGACGTGTCCTGTTCGTCGCCCCCGGCATGAACGCCGCCCTGCGGCAGGCCCGGTTCGACGACGGTGCTCCCCTCGACGCTGCCGGGCGGGCCGCTGCCGAGGCGGCGGCCGGTGTGCTGCCGGTGCCTGTGGCGGCGGTCGTCTCCGACAGCCGGCGGTGCCGGGAGACCGCCGAGGCGCTGGGGCTCGCCTCCCTCACGGCGCCCGCCGAACTGGCCCCGCCGGACCGGGGAACCTGGCACGGCCGGACGCTCGCCGAGGTGTCCGCGGCGGAGCCCGAGGCGGTCGCCCGGTGGCTCGGCGACCCGGAGTTCGCTCCCGGTGGCGGCGAGTCGTTGATCGACGTGTGCGCCCGCGTGGCCCGCTGGCTCGATGCGGCCGTACCGGACGACGGGGACGGGCCCGTGGTGGCCGTCGTCGAACCGGACGTGGTGCGAGCAGCCGTAGTGCACGCCCTGGGCGCGCCCGCGTCGTCCTTCTGGCGCTGCGACGTGGCACCGCTGACGGTCACCGAGCTGAGCGGCCGCGGCGGGCGCTGGAACGTGCAGATGGGAAAGCCGTTGGGCCCGGCCGGTTCGCCCGGCCGGGCCCAACGTGCGGACTGATCCGGTCAGTTCCCGGCGGGAACCGCCCCGGCGGCCGCGGCCCGCGCGGGCTTCGGCTGGAGCAGGCGCTGGGCCAGCTCCCCGAAGACGAGACCGAACCCGCTCCACAAGGTGACCTGGACGGCCAGCGCGGAGAGCCGGAACCGCCACAGCAGCGTGGCGGGGAAGTGCTCGGGCACGCCGTCGGCCGCGGGCAGCACGGCGAAGGCGATCCCGACCACGACGGCGAATCCCAGCAGCGCGGCGACGGTGGCGTAGTAGGTACCGATGCGTGGCGCCAGCCGCTTCCCGAGGATCGTCGCTCCGATCGCGAGGAGCACGCTGAGCAGGATCATCAGGAAGAACAGCGTGGTGCGCTGACCGATGGTGTCGGGGTTGCCGACGGCGGGCGGGGTGGCCGGGTACTTCAGGTACGGGACGACGTACACGGCCAGGAGCGCGCTGCCGGACAGCAGCAGCGCGGTGGAGCGTGGGCCGAAGCGGCCGACGCGACCGAGGGCGAAGCAGTAGGCCAGGGCGGCGATCCCGCCGAAGGCGACTGCGTAGACGAGCATTCCGGTGGCGAGACCGGCGGTCGACTGCAGGCTCCGGGAGACGAGTTCGACCTCCTCGCCGCCGTGTGAGTGTGCGGCGTGGGCCTCCTCGAAGGCGATGGCTCCGTCGACGTTCGGCTCACCGAGCCAGTAGGCGACGACCAGGGCGAGCACGCCGGCGGCCAGGCCGGCGAGCATGCCCCGAACGAGCAGATTGCGTACGGTGGTCGAGTTCATGAGCGCGCGGCTTCCCTACGGGATCAGTGGCAGGGGAAGCCGAGCAGGTGGCGGGCGTCGTGCACCCACTCATGGACCCCCGCGCCGCTGAACACGGAGGTGGCGCCCTGTTCGGCGCCGACGAAGTACAGCAGGACGAGCATCAGGATGCCGAAGAACGCGGCCCAGGGGGCGATCGTCCTCAGCGGCAGTGTGGCCGGAAGAGTAGGCGTGTCGGCGGTCGGCTGGGCGACGTGCTGCGCCATGGCAGGGCCTCCTTCGGGAGTTCGCGTCCCGTCTCGGTGGTGCACTTGACGACCGTCACGGGTCTGACTCACGAGGGGCCCGAGGGCCTCCCGCACACAGTGGCGCGACCGTGCCGGACTCTCACCGGCTTCCGTCGACCGTCGTCGATATCGCACTGACCGTACCGCCTGACGCGGGCATGGCCAATACGGCCCGGGGTGAGACGAGGCGGGGTAAACCCGCACTCCCGCACAAACTTGTCCAGTCAAGCATCTGCTGGAGGCGACGAACAGATCTCGCTGCGGAATACAGATGCACGTACAAGGAGACCGGTACGTGGAACCGCCCGGGGGAGCGGCTTGCGATCAGGGTGGCCTACTGCAAACCGTGTGCGCTGCGCAGGGCTTGGACGGTGGGGCCGAGCTCGGGGTCGGCGGCGAAGGTGTTGAGCACCGAGGAGAGTACTTCCGCATAGGTCGCGCAGGCGTCCTGGTAGCGTCGCCGGCCATCCTCGGTGATGACCGCGTAGACGCCGCGCTTGTCCGACGGGCACAGGTCCTTGTAGGCGTACCCGGCCTTCTCCAGCCGCGCCACCAGGCGCGTCACCGAGGACTGACTGAGGCCGACGCTCTCGGCGAGATCCTGCATGCGCAGTTCGTCCTTGTCGGCACGGTGGAGGTTCTCCAAGGAGCGGAACTCCGACAGGCTGATGCCGTGCCGGCGCTGCAGGGTCTGGGTCAACTCCCGCTCCACGCGCCCGAAGAGCGTGACAGCGCGACTCCACAGCGCCTGGTCGGAGGCGTAGGCGGGTGCGGGCTGTGGCGTCTTCATGGGTGCCTCCTCGAGAGCGGTTGACACCAGAGTACATGCTCATGCAAGCTTCTCGGCGTCGCCCCCGGTTCCCCTCGGGGCACTTCACAACCTCAAAGCATTTGCACGTACAAGCAAGTAGTTCTGAGCGAAAGGTTCCCTGTCATGCACTGGATCTACCTGGCCATCGCTGTCGCGTTCGAGATCGCGGTGGCTCTGTCCGCGGGCAAGGCCGAGGGATTCACCAACCGGAAGTGGACCGCGGCGACGCTGATCAGCGGCGCGCTGGCGACCTTCGCGCTCAGCAAGGCACTGCTGACCTTCAACGTCGGTGTGGGCTACGCACTGTGGACCTCGGTGGCCGGCGTCGGCATCACCCTGCTGGGCGCCCTGCTCTTCGGCCAGCGCCTGAACTGGGGCAAGGCCCTGGGCATCCTCGCGGTGATCGGCGGGGTCGTGGGCCTGCAACTCAGCGGCGGCGCCTGACCCCCACCCCTCCCTGACCCACTGCTCACTCCTCCCCTCTCCTCTCTTCTCACCTCCCTGCCTCGAAAGGACCTCGATCTCATGTCCTCCACCACCGCGTCCGCTGCCCCGTCCGCCACCCGCTCCTGGACCATGCTCCTGCTCGCCGGAGGCTTCGAAGTCGTCTACGCCCTCGCCGTGGGCGGCAGCGAGGGCTTCTCCGTACTGACCTGGTCGCTGGTCGGCGTCGTGTTCTTCCTCCTGACCCTGTGGGCACTCAGCCAGGCGCTGCGCACCATCGACGTCGGCATCGGCTACGCCGTGTGGGCCGGTATCGGAGCGGTCGGCGCGGCCGTGCTCGGCCCGGTGTTCTTCGACGAGACCCTCAGCGGCGTGCAGTACCTGTGGCTCGGCCTGATCATCGCCGGCGTCATCGTCCTCAAACTCGCCGACAAGCCCTCCACCCCCGAGGCCACCACTGACCGGCCGCAGCAGACTCAGCAGGCGCGGCCCGCCCACGCCTGACCTGACTGCAGGGTCGCTGAACCCAACCCGCTGTCCCCGGCAGGTTTCCCGCAGACGGGAAACCTGCCGGGGACAGCGGGGTATCGGGGCTTGTCACGGCGGCAGGGACGCGGAACGCCGACTCGGCGGCCCAGCGCGTCGCGCGTTCCGAAGCGCTGTCGGCCGCAGCCGGCAGGCCGATCGGCCGGTGTGGTCAGCTCTCCTTGGGGACGTCGTGACGCGTCGCCTGCCCGAACTCGCCCTCCAGGCGCCCCAGCAGCCGGCCCAACAGTGAGTTGAGCACATCGAGATCCTCACCGGTGAAGGCGTCGAGGAACAGCTGATGTTCACGCGTGGTGCGTTGCTGGGTGGCCGCGCGCCAGCGGTCCTGGCCGTGCCGCGTGAGCCGGACGGGCTTGCTACGGCCGTCGGCCGCGGCCACGGACTCGATCAGGCCGGCCTGGGACAGACGGGCCAACCGCACGCTCATGGTGCCCGAGGTGATGCCCAGTTGCTGGGCGAGGGTGGTGGGGGAGGCCTGGTAGGGAGGGCCGGACCGCTGGAGCGCCGAGAGTGCGGCCCAGTCGCCGGCGGTCAGCTCGTGGTCCGCCGCGACCTCGGTCAGCAGGCGCTCGAACAGCCGGGATGTACGGCCGATGCGCTGGCGGGCGGCCTCGGTGCGCGGGTCGACATCAGGCATGTCGGCGACCCAGCGAGCCAGTTCGGCCTGCACCGAGTCCCGGGGCGTGGGCGGCAGTTGGGATCCGGGCACCTTTGACACTCCCTTGAGTCTCAAGATAATTTACCTTGGCACTCAAGATAATTGCATAAGGGGGAGCCGACGACGCACGCTCCTCCGCGAGGACGCACACGTCCTGCCCTGGGCCGGACTCTCTCGCCTACGCGGCACTCACCGGCCGTACCGCCTTCCCCGTCACCACCACCCAAGCCCCCCAGCGCCACCTGGCAAGACCAGCCGACCGACCCACCGATCACCACCTCCCGCACCACAGGCTGACGCCAACCTCCGCCCCGACCACGCCCAGGCAGGAGCACCGATGCCGTCCCAGCAGCTCGAACAAGCCCCCACCAAGGTCTGGTTCATCACCGGCACCAGCACCGGACTCGGCCGCGCCCTGGCCCAGGAAGTCATCGCCGACGGCGACCGGCTCATCGCCACCGCCCGTGACCCCCGCACACTCGACGACCTCGTCGCCCTGGCACCCGACCGCGTGCGCGCTCTCCCCCTCGACGTCACCAACC
This sequence is a window from Streptomyces xanthii. Protein-coding genes within it:
- a CDS encoding MarR family winged helix-turn-helix transcriptional regulator, whose protein sequence is MPGSQLPPTPRDSVQAELARWVADMPDVDPRTEAARQRIGRTSRLFERLLTEVAADHELTAGDWAALSALQRSGPPYQASPTTLAQQLGITSGTMSVRLARLSQAGLIESVAAADGRSKPVRLTRHGQDRWRAATQQRTTREHQLFLDAFTGEDLDVLNSLLGRLLGRLEGEFGQATRHDVPKES